A window of Salvia splendens isolate huo1 chromosome 8, SspV2, whole genome shotgun sequence genomic DNA:
AATCAAATTTGGGTAAAGTAAACCATATGAATTTATAACATAATTACGAAAAGACACTCGTATCGTTGGCATAATTAAAGTAACGCGTTCTTGgtaaatattgcatttttttgaACAGGCTGAATCTTAAGTAGTTAGAATGTATCAGTCTAATTCATGTTCACACTAGTTCTCTAGTCCACCCACACAGGTGTCTAATTGAACATCTTGGTATACAATATCATTAGATAtaagtaaacaaaaaaaataaaaaaaaacaaaaaaaaaataaaaacaatagaaataaaataaaataaaataaaataaaataaaataaaataaaactaaccgAAATAAATCCATGGCGTAGAGTGAAGTAGTCGACTTTTGCCACAGACTTGAAGAATTGTCGAAAAAAACATTTCTGCCATAAACCAAATTTAAAATGAGAAATTTGAACATAGAAAATtgacttaaatttaaaatcaaaACATGCTTACAATCCAGAGGTGAGCAGAATTTGTAGCAAAGCTACTCATATGTCGACGCCCGAATGTCGTCTGTCTTGTATATCGAAATCTCTCTGGATCTATTTTCGAtacatatatacttaatttacGCCCAAATTGGAATGACTAATGTATATGAAATGAAGCCTACCGTTTGCTGTTATGTACTCTATAGTTTGAGTCTCCTTTTCCCAACTTTTCCACCTCTTCATCTTTACATATTAGgccaaaaataactaaataagtAATCACATTTATCAATGATTTAGTTGTGTTTAAGTAAGAAATTAATTACCTTAGCCCTTCCTAAGCCCATGGTAGCCAAACTATACACAATCTGCATAGCTGCTAGCACAAATATGAAGATATTCAGCTGATTCATACCCTCTACCGACATCAATGAAGTCTTCCCCTATTGttccaaacaaaataaaatttgagaaaaaaaaatgaaaatttcaagATAACAATAATTTAAAGAGGTAATTAAACCTTAGATCCGCAATAATCAGATGAATTTGAAGGTGAATCTGCTAGCAATATTCTGTGGTGATGAGGTTGGAATTGTGGTTTATTCAAATTTGAGAATAATAGATGTTGTGTTGTCTTGGTCTGTGATTGGCTGCGGCATGGGAGCATATAATCTGCAGCTGAATTTGTTATGCATATTTTGGAAATAGATCCTTGTGTCACTGTTAATATGAGTGACATGAACCCCAATTGCATCAACACTGCACCAAATTGCAACATTAGAGAtacaaagagagagagagagagagggaattCATGAATTAGGACATTAATTACCTGACTTAAGCTTCTCTATAGCTTCATAAAGAGCAGTCTTCTTATGCTTCTTGAGCCACTAGAATTCCAAAAGCAGAGTTTATGTATGTGAAAATTAAATCATTATAACTTTGATCAACAAATTATGAAGTAGTACTATGAAATAGTTTCTTACATGGCCGGCAAGATGAATAAGATGTTCGACAAAAATGCcaaggaagatgaagatgaaacAAACTGTTGCAAGAGCCCAAGTGGGGGTTTCTTGCAGAGATCGGTTCGCGCCACCgtcgcctcctcctcctcctccggccATTATTTGTGAGAAAACAGAGTGTGATGCTTCAAATGTTGAGAAAAATAACACAAGTACATATATTTCCAATAATgcagacttgagtcttttatagtttatgagaaaaaaaaaaggtataGCCAAAATCCAAAGTCTCCAAAGTGGGCAAGTCTAGTGAAGGTCACACCTACACGTTACTTTTGACTTGGTAATAATTAAtgtatcttttttctttttcacacaaatttattaatatatgcTTTTTGTCAATTCACGCTTACTAGATGAAATTGGcataatttactttttagttaatGAAGGGAAAATTTAGGCCATAATTTTTATGCCATACTTCATTTCAAAATTGAATTGGATTAGGTTTGTTTAGGTAGAAAAAAAAGGTTAAAAAACAAGGTAACAATCATATAAACGAGGTAAGAAGTTTCAGTAAGGGTACTTTTGTTAGGTAAGTAGCCATTTAATTTCTTTGTaagaaaaatagtactactaatagTAAATCAAATTGTCTGTAATCATGAATGATTGATGCCCATATATTAATGTTTAATAATGGTTACCCGTTTTTGAATGGAGCATATACAATACATGGTCAATTTTCATTTAATACATGCCATGTGACATCTATTGATCAAGGTTGCAacttatttgaaatttggccTAGAAAATGGTCGAACTAATTACGTAAGAATGAAACATCCACGACTTTTGGAAAGAgtcataaaattgaaagtttaaTTTGCCCATGAATTTGTCTAGAACAATTGACTTCATAGAGGTCGGTTCGtcgtaaaatattttttcaattttatttacttaattagTTAAGTATAGTAAACATACAATATGAACTATTGGTGTTCACATTGTTAAAATCCGAGAAAACATGTGGGAACACCCCATGACGCGTGGcttcttttttttgtgtgtgtaaaGTACTTTTATACTTGGGTATTGGGTTGGCTTTTTTGATTTGAGAGAATCATAGGAGAGCAAATTTCATAAGAAAATAGTCCGAATTTCCAcagagaataaaaaaattaaatgtcacACAATGCTGACTTATTTGACATTATTTGCCTTTAATATCCTATCTGGTCTCTGGAGTTCAAATTTCAAAAAGCAATACGAAATCAATGGTTTAGCCTAGGGTAGAAAAATTCCAAAATCAAGTCGTTATACCAACAAGTTATGGCCCTGTTCTTATTAACCTTCATTTTTTTGGAAAACGACTTTGAAAGAGTCCATTTCTTAAcaggaaaaaaatttaaacttttatatatttagaCGGACTTACGTATATGTCTTAAGGGAAAatactaaataaaatttaagttaaaatttttAGCTCTTTGATCAAATTCATATTCATATACAGTATAACTTAAAAtagctaattttttttatgaaatttagaTTTCTTTGTAATATCTCATAACAAAGATTTCGAGTTAGATTTCGGTGGTATTAAGCCGTGATGTTTCTATAACTTTTATCGTTGATTTGAAAGGTCTATACCTTCAAGAATGAGGATTTCTCCTATTTGAGGTGTCTTATAAAGCTTTGTCTACTATTGATTTCGTGATTTAAGTATCGAAGGCAGCAATGGTTCGAAGGTGTTGTAGAATTACTTAACACCAATGCTATGTATATTCATCTGATTATTTGTCATTATGTTATTTTCTTTGTCCAAGGTCAATTTAAGACTTTGAATCCGACGAGATTAAGACTTTTCCTACTAAAATTACCACTGTAGAATTGTAGTTAGCAAATGGGATTAGCTTTGACATAAGTTCCAATACATAACATGCTATGATAGGCTTTTCGAAGCTCGTTTTATACATGTATGTTTTAGTCCAATTGACAAGCATCAAAGGAATATGTCTCTGTAAATGATGTGTGTGAAAACTCGAGTAATATATTGGCGATTTTGTTATTTGACAGACGTCGAAGGAGTGTTTAGAAAAGCAGATGGCTGAGATTGAGAACAACCTAAGGCTAAGGGAGCTTCTGCAACAAGGTCCTGTTCTTGCTCGTCAGATAATGGTATATGCAGTACTATTTTTGTTGGGAATCAAGCGCGATAGAAATCACCGATCAACGGAGAATGCAAGAATGAACAACACAcacagatttacgtggttcagtATAAACCTACGCCCACGGGAAAGGTTCGGATCTTGATTGTATTTCACACTCACTTGCTTACGATTACAAAGATGAACAACGAAGAATCAAAACATGACTAAGACTACAATCTACTCAAGATAGCTAGCAGCCGCGTACTTGTGCACCCATGCACCCGTGTGAACCCTACGTCGCACCCATGCACCCGTGTGAACCCTACGTCGCACCCATGCACCCGTGTGAACCCTACGTCGCATGACCACTACAACTtacaattttaaaacaaaaactagATTAGATTAAGTAGTAGGTAGCTTCTTTGGTATAATCTCATTAGCTGACAgtctaaaaaatattttttgttctaGGGATAcacaaacaaatatatatatcaaattcaattaaaacactcatttgtttgttaaataatATTTCTTCGTTGACTGGAATGGATTATTGTTGGGATTCGAGATTATGTGGGGAAAAATCATCTGGAGGTTTATCATATTAATGAAATGGATTCTAAGACGAACCTTCTTTATCGTTTGTCTTTTGTCTTTAAGTTTTTAATTCCAGCCTACCACattaataattgaaaattaGTTGCAGTATTAATTAATTGGACACGCAATAAATACAACTTTCTACTCATAGAACCTACTCAATCCTGTAGATGATTTGATTATTGAAAGGTTACTAGTTCAAAACTTTACAATATTTTTTGGGTTAAGTAATACAAAGTCAATACTATATGAATAGCAATTGTAATTTGTAGGTAATTTTAGTTAAAGATAGGGACCCATTTTTATCTAAAGCATataaaaagttaaaagaaagaaataaaaagaattaGATTTAAAGTATGTCTAACATTCAATGAAgttgaaataaataaagtgCTACTTGTAAATAATGAAGCACTTCCACTTTTGAAGGTGACAACGTCGAAGAATTTCtatgaatattaaataaaaagtgtGTTGATTCGATAAAATTGTGTGAATTGGGTCCCCGACTCTAGTCAAGGAAACAGTAGTAGTGGAGGTCGAGATAATTGggccaattaattaattagacatgATTGATGATTCCAGGAAAATTACGTtgcaaaaaaaaacaagaatataTGATTTTAGTGAATTAGgagaaaaggatttgaattACTCATGtagtaggagtataatataCTCCTTCCACAATCAATATTCAtgttttactaatatttttttagtaatatgatctattattgttttttttctcCTCCTATTTATTCATCTTTAGTTAACAATACTTTACACTTATTTTTCCACTCTATTCTgttatataaaatttataatattaaaatctaTATCAAgcaatattattaataatgaaACTGAGAGAATACAAAACAATGGTATAGATAGTAACCGCAGTCTTAAAAAAAACCATCAAAAGTTGAGAAATACTATGATTATGCACATTAAATTTTGCAGACTACAAGACCGAAATTAGGATTGACATGGCTGATGCAACTGCAGCCAATTCCGGCCTTCACCGCGAAATAATTTCTATAAACTTACAATTCaattttatctcattttttaGCACCACAATGCTATGTGACGTGACGATGCATCAAATATGGATACTACTAGTAAACTAATTccatttaataaataaaatctagaaaTTTCAACATTTATTCGGGATAAAGAATAAAAGAGAATTAGCAATTAGGCAGTTTTACGCAGTGTTTTGTTTAGGTATTGTTCTAATCTCTCTCCTAATTGCTAACCAATATTACCCCTCTCAATCCCACGATCATCAACAACTATCTAGCCTCCTCAAACTGGCGTAGCTACTTTCTAATTTTCTTCAAtcttttttatattcatttgaAACAGTGAACCTTTTTTATTGTCTTGTATTTTTATTGTACTACTGTTATTGTTAGATTTTGATGAAATGgatgagaaataaaataagatgtTGATAAAGAGTGTGCCTTATCTTTATCTCCATTATTGTGCATCATGTCATGATTGGGGTTGGATTGTGACTTTGTGAGGCTATATATGGAGACAGCTGCCTTAAACCCCTCCACATTTTGAGACATTGTATAAAAATCGAACAAATCTTAATTTTAAATACACTAACCTTTTAAATTAGTGAAAGTTAATCTCACTTTAAAATAATACTGTActgtactttattttttttgtttcatctCATTACAACCATATCCACTCATTCTAGGCTCTTTTCCTTGGGCCTAGCCCAATTTGAACATCTCCAGTTTAATTGTTAAATGTAACTTGGTATCAAAACCTTGAAAAGCCCATTACTGAATTTCTGTATAAAAGTTTGAAATACATACTATTTCAAAATTCAAGCCTGACTATGGCCCACTATTGCGTAGTCTAGGCCGAAAATGTTAATTCAAATTATGAGTTTGAAAAATCAAGCCTAATTGTAGTGGGATATGAATCATATgatagtaatatatatttttcgcACTTCTCTCCATGAATCATAAAAACaaagaaagtaaaaaaatatgTGGGTTGTTTTAAAGGTAGAAGCGTCAATACCCAAGACAAATATCTGGCTTTCAGATACACTGTAAATATCCTTTAAactatagtactagtatttatttatccataaaaaagaaagtaaacaaatggatttaagaaaaaaagatTATAACattttcaattcaaaataaagatAGAAAAGAAAGTATtactaatttttataattttgaactGAATAGTAGTGTAATCGGAAGTGGTAAAAACCACCATTGACACCAAAATATACCAACCATGCATATATAGACAAACATATATTCTGAATTTAATCACTATAAgacaagaaaaaggaaaaaatatctctctcacacacagTACCCACACGAAAAATGGCCTCAAAAGTAAAAACAATCATGGCGTAATCATTTTTCACTTTCCCCTCGTAAACTTTTCATAAACTTTTTGTGGAGCTCCCCAAATTCCCATATCTCTCAGATAATAATAAGAGAGGGTTTTTCTATTGCCGAAAAACTGAGTTTTCCCAAGGTTTttggttccggcggttaaccgcggaaTCGTAACCactggttccggttccgaaccggaaccgtgacttttttcttgaaccggaacctcCATATTTTAAACCGCGGGGCCATTTCCGGTTCCAAATTTTACGAATCGAAACCGTGCAGGAACCACCGGTTTCAAACCGAAACCGTGAAAACCATGAAATCTAGCTGGAATCGCGAAAAATCGTCGGAAACCGGAGGTTCAGAACCATGAAAAACCGTAAAAAAACCCACCGGAAAACCGACGGTtcagaaccggaaccgccggttttcgaaccgaaaccggaaccgtgaaatagcctcacggttcggttccggttccacattTCTCGAAACCGGAACTGGCGGTTCTGAACCGTGgctcggaaccgccggtttacgaaCAGTAGGCATGTCTAATAATAATTCTCCAATTCTCTCAAATCAAAATATTACTACTCgttttcttttcaaatttcaaGCAATAATATTCAACTATTAGCTCACACTACAGAAATTGTTGCAgcagtttcatttttttaactcACACTTTTTTTAGAGAATTTCTCACTTTATTGGGGTTCAACTCTGAGACTGGTTACGTTACTTTCACCTAATCCTCTaccttattatatttaatttcacaTACATATTATCACCCGTATAAATCTTAAGTATTgacaaaaaatcaaatatacGACGAGtttcaaatatatattttcccCCCTTCCTGAAAAGTAGGTAAACtattccattttagtccgtccaaaaaagtatgaatttttttaattttgaatattaataAACTACTAATAAGTGGACCCCACTCCCACAAACACTAATTTCATTATACTTTAAcatcctctctcttattttacaatTTGTGCATTAAAAGTCgtgttcaaataaaaaataaaagtttataGTATTTCTCAAGGATAGACGTAGTATAAGAAAAAATTTTACTAACTAATTGTACTACCTCCGTCTTCGAAAATTCGTCAcagttttccattttcgtccgtccctcaaaattgtctcatttcacttttaccgtTTTTGGTAccaactcattcctactcacattttattataaaattaatatataaaagtaggtcccacaatccactaactttttcaactcacttttcattatatttcttaaaacccgtgtccagtcaaactgggacgaattttgggggacggaggtagtagtaaTTATCCGAGCAAATTTGCCACTTCCATTCTTCTACTACTAGAAGAGCATAGGTATGCATACATACACGAATATATACATTCAATAATTACTAATCATTGTTagtaaaatttcaattttcctGGTAATCAGTGCCCtttcaaatatatatacacatagatatagatatataCACATAAAGAGAGAGGGGGTGGGGTGGGTGTGGTCCAAGGAGAGTCCATCCTGACCGACTCTTAGCATCAGCAGCCATATACGATAAGGAGAGAGAAACATACACCAAAAATATTCTATCCTCTCTCCTCATCACCTCTCCTCAGCTCACCTAGGTTTTCATGGCAAATTGCTTTCCTTCGTCTTATTTTGAGCTAAATATGCAATAATAAGTAAAAGCGTTTGCCTCCACTTTGCCTTGACCCAACTCATATACTCTTTTTATCCATTTCCACCCAAATCCTTGCTtcctcacacacacacacataacaaAAGTAGAAATTTGAGAGAGAATGATGTCGATTAACGACGAACTATCTTCGGTGAATCCACCCCCCCTGAGAGGGCTCATTCAAGAGCAATTCACCATCAACCCTACCAATCCAAACCCTAGCAATACTAATCCATCGAAACGGAAGCGGAACCTCCCCGGAACACCAGGCAAGAGCAAACAGATAgttatattatttatgtttattGATGAATTTGATGATGGTGATATATATATGCAGATCCGGATGCGGAAGTGATAGCGATGTCGCCCAAGTCTCTGATGGCGACGAACAGATTCGTGTGTGAGATCTGCAACAAGGGTTTCCAGAGGGACCAGAACCTGCAGCTGCACCGGCGAGGCCACAACCTGCCGTGGAAGCTGAAGCAGCGGAACAAGGAGGAGGTGGTCAGGAAGAAGGTGTACATCTGTCCCGAGAAGACATGCGCCCACCACCACCCCTCCAGGGCCCTCGGCGATCTCACCGGGATCAAGAAGCACTACAGCAGGAAGCACGGCGAGAAGAAGTGGAAGTGCGACAAATGCTCCAAGAAATACGCTGTCATGTCCGATTGGAAAGCTCACAACAAGATTTGCGGCACCAGAGAATACAAGTGTGATTGCGGAACCCTCTTTTCTAGGTCTACTATTTtcacttcctcttcctcatcttcTTCGTTTGTTTCTAAGGCTAATACTAACAATAAAACGCAGAAAGGATAGCTTCATCACGCACAGAGCCTTCTGCGATGCGCTGGTGGAAGAGAGCGCGAGGTTCAACAACAGGAACGGGCTAGTCATGGATTCTTTCCAGAGCAGTACTAACAATAATGTGGATTTTTCTGGGGTTTTCGAATCGGGGAGTCAGATTAACCGGTTCCCCTTGTGGCTGGAGTCTGCAAATTATCCGAATTCGTCTAACGAAAACACTTTCTTGAATACTGATGCGAGCAGATTGCAAGAGGAAATCATCCACCAACAGCTGGATTCGCAGAGCCAGTGGTTGAGCCGGGGGCACGAGGAGGAATCTTTCCTCCTCAAAGAGGAAGACAACAAATCAAGTTTGTCCCAAACTCCCTCATCACTTTATTACACTCAACAAACAGCAGCAGCTCCCATGTCCGCAACTGCATTGCTGCACAAGGCGGCTCAGATGGGCTCCACAAGAAGCGCGGCTGGGTTCGGCTTCATGAGCCCTTCCTCCTTCTCGAGCTCGGGCCGTGGGAAAGATGGTCAGGGAAGCAAGAATCGGAGGGTGATGGAAGGGGAGAGCAGCCTGACTCGGGATTTTCTCGGAGTCGGAGGGAAGGAGTTGAAGTCCAACTTCTTTGCTTCTACGATGGAGATGGGCCATTATAACAGAAATCACTGAGGTGAAAAAAGAATGGTGGATTCGATTTTGAGGTGAAAAGTGAGTAGACAAAAAAGCTTCCAAACAAGACATGCAAAACAGAATAGATCGATCTTGTGAACTGTCAGAAGAGAGGAGGGTCCTCTTCTTATTTCAAATTTGTGTTGCATTTGTAGAAAGGTTATTtgcttcattttttttgttttgttttttattttagtggaattttaggGTTTCATTTCTTGGACCACGGATGTTTGTAACGTGTGTGTCGACTTCTGTTAAAGGGATTATTCCATGTGCCTTCAAATTTAACAATTTTTCTGTCCTTGGTAATTTTAATTGACTGTGTGTGTGATTGCTGGCGTTACATCTTATCActgtgtgtgttttgtttgtgaAGCAATAGTGAAATTATGCGACTTGTGCTTTATTTGAATAGTGATGGAAGCGTCATGTGCattggttttatttatttattgtgtaCTAGTAGTATATCTTGAATAGTGATGATATTAGTATGGCTTGATTTTCCTTGTGTTTTTATTGTATTGTCTTTGTCCTTTTCCTTGTGGATTGTTAGAACGGTGTTGCATCTTATGCTTTATCTTGTGGACTATGTGcaacaataaaataaagttgGAATAAACTAAGAAAACGTAACCACCCTTCTGAAAATTTGATACTATATGGCAATCTTCTTTAGGTTTTGTTTATATGGGGAATTTATAGTCTTTAAATATCAAGATGCGGTTAGGTTGGCAAAACGTTTCTCTTCATCCATTAGATCTAGGGTTAAGTCATTATAGGGGTTATATGGAGAACTATTAATTAATGATCATCTTTTAatgaagaatgaaaaaaaaaaactttggaTCGAGTGCGGGTGATAGTTTTTTTCCATTTCACAATTATGAGTATTATAAGGATCAGATTCGCTAAGATTCACTTCAACTGACCTCTTTTTACACAAGTGTGAGATTGTCAATCTCACGATCAACATGTTAGTTACATCTTAGAAACACAACATAATATCAAATATtctaaaagaaaaatatcaaaacttCAGGTCTATAAAAGATAAGACTACATCTAAATTAttaccaaaacaaaacaaaaatgtaaagaagtactccctacgtcctgacacactttcatttttagtttgtcccaactaagatgacacatttctatttttggtaactttctctatccaattaatacacctaaccactttttctcatctCCAATAAAATACTCAaccctctttctctcttcatttaatacCTACATCTCCTCTTTATCTCTCCAATTAACcacattaaccaacaactccCAATGAAGACTTTGACACAACACAACCACAGATTAACAAAAGACTGCTATCTTTTACTGAACAATCACAattgagaaagaagaagataCAAACCATCGTCACAAACCACCACAAACCCTAACCCAGCCGTCGAACGCCTACACACATAGAAAAGTTGACTAACGGACACGAAGTTTGCCTaaacatatttcacacactggAAACTATAGATATCTCAACATTCAGTTATTCGAATCCTCAAGAACAATAACCATAGTCTAGGTTTATACACGATTTCAATAACCAGAAGGTCATGATCACCATAAGTACTTAGCTTGCCACACATACACATGATGGAagtgaggaagaagaggaagaaaaagaagaaagacgaAGAACTATCACCAGAAGACAGAGGAGAGCAGATTGTAGTGAGATATGATGATAATGAATAACTCGAATGAGTTCTCACCCGAATAAGGTCGGGTACAAGCTCCTCGATTGCCATGTGATAGAAACGAAGCATCGCTGGTCAAGGATGCAGACCTTTTCCAGGTCAGGGTGGGTATCCGACAGTCGATCGAACATCAAGAGTCTGGGTTTTGGGTAATGGGCTTATCAAGGACTTGGACCACCATAGTATTGGACCA
This region includes:
- the LOC121745043 gene encoding zinc finger protein BALDIBIS-like isoform X2; this translates as MMSINDELSSVNPPPLRGLIQEQFTINPTNPNPSNTNPSKRKRNLPGTPDPDAEVIAMSPKSLMATNRFVCEICNKGFQRDQNLQLHRRGHNLPWKLKQRNKEEVVRKKVYICPEKTCAHHHPSRALGDLTGIKKHYSRKHGEKKWKCDKCSKKYAVMSDWKAHNKICGTREYKKDSFITHRAFCDALVEESARFNNRNGLVMDSFQSSTNNNVDFSGVFESGSQINRFPLWLESANYPNSSNENTFLNTDASRLQEEIIHQQLDSQSQWLSRGHEEESFLLKEEDNKSSLSQTPSSLYYTQQTAAAPMSATALLHKAAQMGSTRSAAGFGFMSPSSFSSSGRGKDGQGSKNRRVMEGESSLTRDFLGVGGKELKSNFFASTMEMGHYNRNH
- the LOC121745043 gene encoding zinc finger protein BALDIBIS-like isoform X1, producing the protein MMSINDELSSVNPPPLRGLIQEQFTINPTNPNPSNTNPSKRKRNLPGTPDPDAEVIAMSPKSLMATNRFVCEICNKGFQRDQNLQLHRRGHNLPWKLKQRNKEEVVRKKVYICPEKTCAHHHPSRALGDLTGIKKHYSRKHGEKKWKCDKCSKKYAVMSDWKAHNKICGTREYKCDCGTLFSRKDSFITHRAFCDALVEESARFNNRNGLVMDSFQSSTNNNVDFSGVFESGSQINRFPLWLESANYPNSSNENTFLNTDASRLQEEIIHQQLDSQSQWLSRGHEEESFLLKEEDNKSSLSQTPSSLYYTQQTAAAPMSATALLHKAAQMGSTRSAAGFGFMSPSSFSSSGRGKDGQGSKNRRVMEGESSLTRDFLGVGGKELKSNFFASTMEMGHYNRNH